One window from the genome of Sulfuricurvum sp. IAE1 encodes:
- a CDS encoding transglutaminase domain-containing protein — MRTKNLFLSIIAVFLIVFTYRNYISDEEYTVPKRIKIEEGYATNFINVSDTVKEKTDAITTQCEKNDCKAIAIHDYVKNINYTYQNETNKRPTEVIKYGGDCDEKSQLMASMLKAINVKSILIYTNNHAFIAVEIENEKNLIKPYAKIEIEDKNYYYAETTDKNSYIGAFNNITPKDFKAIYDVENEYKIKIEKAKLKIIS, encoded by the coding sequence ATGAGAACAAAAAATTTGTTTTTGAGCATCATAGCCGTGTTCCTGATAGTATTTACATACCGCAATTACATATCAGACGAAGAATATACAGTACCAAAACGTATAAAGATAGAAGAAGGTTACGCAACAAATTTTATTAACGTAAGCGATACAGTAAAAGAAAAAACAGACGCGATAACTACGCAATGCGAAAAAAACGACTGCAAAGCAATAGCGATACACGACTACGTTAAAAATATAAATTACACCTATCAAAATGAAACGAACAAAAGACCCACAGAAGTAATAAAATACGGTGGTGATTGCGATGAAAAAAGCCAGTTAATGGCATCCATGTTGAAAGCAATAAATGTCAAAAGCATATTGATCTATACAAACAATCATGCGTTTATAGCAGTTGAAATCGAAAACGAAAAAAATCTCATTAAACCGTACGCAAAAATAGAAATCGAAGACAAGAATTATTACTATGCGGAAACGACCGATAAAAACAGTTATATAGGTGCATTCAATAACATCACTCCGAAAGATTTTAAAGCGATCTACGACGTAGAAAACGAGTATAAAATTAAAATCGAAAAAGCGAAATTAAAAATAATCAGCTAA
- a CDS encoding PAS domain-containing protein, whose translation MEYTLADTDFLVSQTDSKGIILFANEDFCKIAGYKLEELIGKPHNIVRHPDMPKAAFKDLWDTVKSGRVWKGYVQNATKNGGYYWVFATVYPNIACGESDHGYMSCRRKASPAEIKAAEELYKTMR comes from the coding sequence ATGGAATATACGCTTGCCGACACCGACTTTCTGGTGTCTCAGACCGATTCAAAAGGGATTATTCTTTTTGCAAATGAGGATTTTTGCAAAATCGCAGGTTATAAGCTCGAAGAGCTGATCGGAAAGCCGCACAATATCGTGCGCCATCCGGATATGCCCAAAGCGGCGTTCAAGGATTTGTGGGACACCGTTAAAAGCGGTCGTGTTTGGAAAGGGTACGTTCAAAACGCCACCAAAAACGGGGGGTATTACTGGGTCTTCGCGACCGTCTATCCGAACATCGCCTGCGGCGAAAGCGATCACGGCTACATGTCGTGCCGCCGGAAAGCCTCCCCTGCCGAGATCAAAGCGGCAGAAGAACTGTACAAAACAATGCGCTAA
- a CDS encoding methyl-accepting chemotaxis protein, with amino-acid sequence MNKTTKNIVIAAVALLGLIIVFTVGSTWASAAAIAVLALTAVWALSSSQGDGMFAQHLNDFEELLQFKRNQFDTVQADPGSLEDKLNHIAKTHESILEQDTKVAGEMVLLADKVRRGHFACRVASDSKTPHVHLLRKTMNAMLDATENNLDQAIRVLQALSEGHFATRANVQVEGKMAQMLEKINELAVALQSMEQQNNEAKEVLHNNTLQLRDTIESLRSNQFVELNGMINTTVERIHTVANKEHELSINLQSLAGNAQETKQILITIGDIADQTNLLALNAAIEAARAGEHGRGFAVVADEVRKLAERTQKSLAETAATINILIQAINDNSESLNQNMDEMMDLTKYVGNVDNKMEELLATMDRLS; translated from the coding sequence ATGAATAAAACGACAAAAAACATTGTAATTGCCGCTGTCGCCCTGCTGGGCCTGATTATTGTCTTTACCGTGGGTTCGACATGGGCAAGTGCCGCCGCAATCGCCGTCCTGGCTCTGACTGCGGTATGGGCACTCTCTTCGTCACAGGGAGATGGGATGTTTGCACAGCATCTCAACGATTTCGAAGAACTGCTGCAGTTTAAACGCAACCAGTTTGATACGGTCCAAGCCGACCCCGGCAGCCTCGAAGACAAACTGAACCACATTGCTAAAACGCATGAGAGTATTCTCGAGCAGGATACGAAAGTCGCCGGAGAAATGGTATTGCTCGCCGATAAAGTCCGCCGCGGACACTTCGCCTGCCGTGTAGCCAGTGACAGCAAGACACCCCACGTTCACCTGCTGCGAAAAACGATGAACGCAATGCTTGATGCGACCGAAAACAACCTCGATCAGGCGATTCGGGTGTTGCAGGCGCTGAGTGAGGGGCATTTCGCAACCCGCGCGAACGTACAGGTAGAAGGGAAAATGGCGCAGATGCTCGAGAAGATCAACGAACTCGCGGTTGCGCTTCAGTCGATGGAACAGCAAAACAACGAAGCCAAAGAGGTGCTGCACAATAATACCCTTCAACTGCGCGATACGATCGAAAGCCTCCGCTCGAACCAGTTCGTCGAGCTGAACGGCATGATCAACACCACCGTTGAACGGATTCATACCGTAGCGAACAAAGAACACGAGCTCTCGATCAACCTGCAGTCACTTGCCGGTAACGCCCAGGAGACTAAACAGATCCTCATCACGATCGGGGACATCGCCGACCAGACCAACCTCCTCGCGCTCAATGCCGCGATCGAAGCCGCGCGGGCGGGAGAACACGGACGCGGATTCGCCGTTGTTGCCGACGAAGTGCGCAAACTGGCCGAACGAACCCAGAAAAGCCTTGCCGAAACGGCGGCGACGATCAATATTTTGATTCAGGCGATCAACGACAACAGCGAATCGCTCAACCAGAACATGGACGAAATGATGGATCTCACCAAATACGTCGGGAACGTCGACAACAAAATGGAAGAACTCCTCGCCACTATGGACCGCCTCAGCTGA
- a CDS encoding HPP family protein, whose protein sequence is MHNKTDHTPHRLESFIAGLGAFLGLSLIGIIAQKAGTMMVIAPFGATAVLLFSAPGSPFSRPINIFGGYFISTLLGIAILHYTSGDWLSIGIGLGMTIALMHFFRVVHPPAGANFLIVTQGHLSFFLIWPLFAGLILLMVVGLGLQRIMRKIRVQ, encoded by the coding sequence ATGCACAACAAAACTGACCATACGCCCCATCGCCTTGAAAGCTTCATAGCGGGTCTGGGAGCCTTTTTAGGCCTCTCGCTGATCGGCATCATTGCCCAAAAAGCGGGAACCATGATGGTCATCGCCCCGTTCGGGGCGACAGCGGTCCTTCTTTTCAGCGCCCCCGGCAGCCCTTTTTCCAGACCTATCAACATCTTCGGCGGCTATTTCATCTCTACGCTGCTGGGAATCGCCATACTGCACTACACATCCGGCGACTGGCTCAGCATCGGAATCGGATTGGGTATGACCATCGCGCTCATGCATTTTTTCAGGGTGGTTCATCCGCCGGCAGGTGCGAATTTCCTGATCGTTACGCAGGGGCATCTGTCTTTTTTTCTGATCTGGCCTCTGTTCGCCGGGCTCATTTTACTGATGGTGGTAGGACTGGGTTTGCAGCGGATAATGCGAAAAATACGGGTTCAATGA
- a CDS encoding globin domain-containing protein — protein sequence MNLTPQSIQSIKETVPLIRAQAENVTTRMYEILFTKYPQTKPLFANATSDQHKKLAGAIAAFAGNVDNLPMLSAAVEKMATAHVATEVKPDHYPMVADALITAMGDVLGDAFTDERKSAWIEGYTFLAGILIQRERQLYAQQN from the coding sequence ATGAACCTTACCCCCCAGAGCATCCAATCGATTAAAGAAACCGTCCCGTTGATCAGGGCCCAGGCTGAAAACGTAACCACACGAATGTACGAGATCCTCTTTACCAAATATCCTCAGACAAAGCCGCTGTTTGCCAACGCGACTTCTGATCAGCATAAAAAGCTTGCCGGAGCGATTGCGGCCTTCGCCGGAAACGTCGACAACCTCCCGATGCTCTCGGCAGCAGTGGAAAAAATGGCTACGGCTCACGTCGCCACCGAAGTTAAACCCGATCACTATCCGATGGTTGCCGATGCATTGATTACGGCAATGGGAGATGTTTTGGGCGATGCTTTTACCGACGAACGCAAAAGCGCATGGATCGAAGGCTATACCTTTCTGGCCGGTATCCTGATACAGCGCGAACGGCAGCTGTATGCACAACAAAACTGA
- a CDS encoding Rrf2 family transcriptional regulator, protein MSMHFSKTAEYAIRVLIYLHRNEGVLQPVSVLHRELGLPYKYLTRLMTRLVKEGLVHAARGRDGGLSLAKKGEEIRLCDILGAIGETSESSRCILGFDSCDAANPCALHDQWTAPKGMIDTMINSTTLASLSGNVHTRI, encoded by the coding sequence ATGAGTATGCATTTTTCCAAAACCGCCGAATACGCGATCCGCGTTTTGATTTATCTGCACCGTAATGAGGGCGTTTTGCAGCCGGTCAGCGTATTGCATCGTGAACTCGGTCTCCCCTACAAGTACCTCACACGTCTCATGACGCGGCTGGTGAAAGAAGGATTGGTGCATGCCGCGCGCGGCAGAGACGGGGGATTGAGCCTGGCAAAAAAAGGCGAGGAGATCCGATTATGCGATATTCTCGGCGCGATCGGCGAAACGTCGGAGTCTTCGCGCTGTATCCTGGGATTCGACTCGTGCGATGCCGCGAATCCGTGTGCCCTTCACGATCAGTGGACGGCACCCAAAGGGATGATTGATACGATGATTAATTCGACAACCCTCGCCTCGCTGAGCGGGAACGTCCATACGCGAATCTAG
- a CDS encoding ABC transporter permease — protein sequence MSRTFWAIVGKELLSFIRSWQLVLVVLYSFTVEVYIAGSGIEINPRNVAVGYVDDTGGGISQKILARLHGPEFLPPHRFKSQEELSRAIFDKEIIVGIVFDADFEKNLRQGRNAQLNVLLDATAASQAYTTMGYLQSILLDIAAPDLPIDVASHKLFNENADNHTFMALTEMLSIITMLTVILTAVVFVKEKEQGTWDIMLLMPVDPKLIILAKSFSQVLIVMAGIVISLGFIVLGAFQTPLNGSFAAFALLSFFYVCASAGIGLFIAAIARDVMQVAQLSIIVMMPLIFLSGAWTPIYAMHPVLQAVSLASPLRYYIEGTESIFYRGSGWIDLLPYFGGVIAVGGIMYWIGFRKIGRLF from the coding sequence ATGAGCCGGACGTTCTGGGCTATCGTGGGCAAAGAGCTTCTGTCATTTATACGATCATGGCAGCTCGTCCTCGTCGTTTTGTATTCTTTCACGGTCGAAGTCTACATTGCCGGCAGCGGAATCGAAATCAACCCCCGCAACGTAGCGGTCGGCTACGTCGACGATACAGGAGGAGGGATCAGCCAAAAGATCCTCGCCCGCCTGCATGGGCCCGAATTCCTGCCGCCGCACCGCTTCAAATCCCAAGAAGAACTCAGCCGCGCGATTTTCGATAAAGAGATTATCGTCGGAATCGTCTTCGATGCCGACTTCGAAAAGAACCTCCGGCAGGGGCGAAATGCTCAGCTCAACGTCCTGCTTGATGCCACTGCAGCATCCCAGGCCTACACGACGATGGGGTATCTGCAGAGCATCCTTCTCGACATTGCCGCACCCGATCTGCCCATCGATGTCGCCAGCCACAAGCTATTTAATGAAAATGCCGACAACCACACGTTCATGGCACTGACCGAAATGCTCTCGATCATAACGATGCTGACCGTAATCCTGACTGCCGTGGTCTTCGTCAAAGAAAAAGAGCAGGGGACCTGGGACATCATGCTCCTCATGCCCGTCGATCCAAAGCTGATCATTCTGGCCAAATCGTTTTCACAGGTGCTGATCGTAATGGCGGGAATCGTCATATCCCTCGGATTCATCGTTCTCGGCGCGTTCCAGACACCGCTGAACGGTTCGTTTGCCGCATTTGCACTGTTGAGCTTCTTTTATGTCTGCGCCAGCGCTGGGATCGGTTTGTTTATAGCGGCGATTGCCCGCGATGTGATGCAGGTCGCACAGCTCTCGATCATCGTGATGATGCCCCTCATCTTCCTCAGCGGTGCCTGGACGCCGATCTATGCGATGCATCCCGTATTGCAGGCGGTGTCGCTGGCTTCACCGTTGCGGTATTACATCGAAGGGACGGAGAGCATCTTCTACCGCGGCAGCGGATGGATCGACCTTCTTCCTTACTTCGGAGGGGTGATTGCCGTGGGAGGGATCATGTACTGGATCGGATTTCGCAAAATAGGCAGGCTGTTTTAG
- a CDS encoding ABC transporter permease, whose translation MRLRIIRAYIYKELVELVRSRFIVMVFLLPTMLLLLFGYGIRMEVTGARTLIIDNDNSVLSQRLIAKFEHSRYFRTQVEPISEAQALRRIKQARADVIVVIPESFEKRVLHHQRTGIGVFVDAAFPSRGVTMETYVRGVILDAASDLGKERSANLIAINQRTLFNQAMRDEDAIVPGLIGLVLLVSPAILGALLIVKEKERGTIFNFYASPLSKWEFITAKLIPAFLLHSLNIFVLFLWAVYVFDVPFRGSFWLYWIASEIYLLISISIGMLISVVTRTQIVAVVLTIIITIIPGFMYSGIIMPISSMSGPSQIEAHIFPVMYYNHILYDVFLIGEGIESEKTARYLGIMIVYSAILLGLGRLFLRKELK comes from the coding sequence ATGAGGCTTCGTATCATCAGGGCTTACATTTACAAGGAACTCGTCGAACTGGTCCGTTCGCGCTTTATCGTTATGGTTTTTTTACTACCGACGATGCTGCTGCTGCTTTTCGGTTACGGAATACGGATGGAGGTGACGGGGGCACGAACGCTCATCATCGACAACGACAACAGCGTTCTTTCCCAGCGCCTTATCGCCAAATTCGAACACTCCCGCTATTTCCGCACACAGGTAGAACCGATCAGTGAAGCACAGGCGCTTCGGCGTATCAAACAAGCCAGAGCCGACGTCATCGTCGTGATTCCCGAATCGTTCGAAAAAAGGGTACTCCACCATCAACGCACCGGAATAGGGGTATTCGTGGATGCGGCTTTCCCCAGCCGGGGCGTAACCATGGAAACCTATGTACGCGGGGTGATCCTCGATGCCGCATCCGATTTGGGGAAAGAACGGAGTGCAAACCTGATCGCCATTAACCAGCGGACGCTATTCAACCAGGCGATGCGTGACGAAGATGCCATCGTTCCGGGGCTGATCGGCCTGGTTTTGCTCGTCTCTCCGGCTATCCTGGGGGCACTGCTGATCGTCAAGGAAAAAGAGCGGGGGACTATTTTCAATTTTTACGCTTCACCGCTTTCTAAATGGGAATTCATCACCGCAAAACTGATTCCCGCGTTCTTGCTCCATTCGCTCAATATTTTCGTCCTTTTCCTGTGGGCGGTTTACGTTTTCGACGTTCCGTTCCGGGGGAGCTTCTGGCTCTATTGGATCGCATCGGAAATCTATTTGCTCATCAGTATCTCGATCGGCATGCTCATCTCCGTCGTTACACGCACCCAGATCGTCGCGGTGGTCCTGACCATCATCATCACGATCATCCCTGGATTCATGTATTCAGGGATCATCATGCCCATCTCGTCCATGAGCGGACCTTCCCAGATCGAGGCTCACATCTTTCCGGTCATGTACTACAACCACATTCTTTACGACGTCTTTTTGATCGGGGAGGGGATCGAATCGGAAAAAACGGCGCGTTACCTGGGGATTATGATTGTCTATTCGGCGATCCTGCTTGGCCTGGGCCGGCTGTTTTTGCGCAAGGAACTCAAATGA